The sequence below is a genomic window from Aspergillus nidulans FGSC A4 chromosome V.
ATGATTAAAAGAGCGGAAGGCAGGCATTGAATTGGAGGGGAGTGGCGATTGCTGAACTGATATTTGACAGCTGCCGGGTTCAAGGCCCTTTTCTTACTATCGATGTGCGCTACCTCGGACGACGACTCAACGAGTTGCGCAATAATTTTAATATGCTCAGGGGCATGGAGTACCCAAACCTTTTTCCGGGGCTGAGCGTGGGTAACCTGGATGATGGGAACGAGATCATGGATTATGGTACTGTACATCTTAGACTGTTGTCTCACCAAAACTAACCCGTGCCAGACTGCAGTTGGGAATGGCATCAACTGGTCTCCTTCTTCCGACAGCACACCAAGATGCAAATATGGGGAAAAGGCAGTACTTGGATGCAATAAGACACATCCTACTCAAGTTGCGAGTGAACTTGACTTATTTTCACCAGTCTCTACCACAGCAGATGCTGAGCTCGCCATCATCCACGGCCTTGATGGAATAGTGATCTCCAACCCCTGCTGGCGACAACTCGACTCTGTCCCTTCCACACTAGATGTCCTGCGAGAAGTTGCCCCTGTTACCAAGGGCAAAATCACCGTTGCCATTGATGGCGGGAGGAGACGAGGAACAGATATCTTCAAGGCGCTGGCGCTGTGAGCGGACATCTGTCTTGCTGGGAGGCCTGTCATTTGGGGTTAGCCGTAAGCACCGCGGCTCCTTTCTACATTACGCACAGGGCTTATGATTTCGGTTCAAGTATGACGATAAGCGGGAGTGGCACTTGTGATCAATCTGCTCTATGATGAGTTCAGAAACTGTATGGCGCTTGCTGGGTGCGTCACATCTCCTGGCTGGTTAAGGGTCGGTGCTGATGATATTGACAGGCGCAAGAATATCTCAGAGATTAGTCGCAACCATGTCtctctcctgcagcaggatGGGCGACTGTTGAAGTTGTGATTGGGTTTGTGCATTTGCCAGCTTAGAGCTAGCATCAGACATACGGTAGAAAAATAGACTTGACGCATTGAAATCGCGCAGCGATACAAAAAACctcaatcttctccttcagagTGCAGGCGGAGACTCTATTCCCAGTAAAGTTCAAATTTCGCTTACCTCTACTCTCGTGATTCATTCATCGATCGTTTCAAAATAGTTTTGCCTAAGAATTCCTACTTTTCGTTCCGTCTAGGGTTTATAGGGCTAGTTCACCAACAGGCAATGCATTCGCTATCATCCTACAGACTCGTAGGGGTATACAGACAATGAATCCCGCTGAAATTTCCCACTACTACATCGTATTATACTTACAAATCTTCAGCATCTTTATACCTAACCCGATTCAAAATTGAGCTCTAAGCGTACGGATGCCCATTTTCAAACCCTGGAACCCACAACGCCCTCGACTCCTTAGCTTTCAATTGCAGTCCTTTCAGCAGTCCATAAACCGTTCTCAGCGTCGGCATATCCACCCCCCTTTTCATCCCCTCTCTCAACGGCTCGCCCACAATATTCTCGATTTCCATAAATCCACCCTTCTCCGCATCTTGTGCCATACTGGGCTTGAATTCTGTATCGATTGGGTCATTTCGAATCACAATCTCTAGCAGATCCTCAGGGAACCAAGACACACCGCACGCCTCTGCAGCCGCTATGATCTCGCGCATGATCGGGCGGATCAAGTCGTCAATTATGTGCCTGCTCATGCGCACCCGGGGAGTATCGAGCCCGAGAATTGCTGCAACGGGGTTATACGAGGCGTTGTAGACGAGTTTCCGCCACCGAGCCCGCTTCACATCCGGATCGAATATCGTCTCCAACTTATTGTTCGAATTATAAATAGTTATCCACCGCTTCGCTTCGTTTTCCACGACACCCTCATCAAATTTCTGATTCGCAAATGCATCGATCCGTTGGATGTCTGGGTCATCATGCAGGATCTTGCCCGGGGCATACTGTGTCGCACGGAGGTAGACGACGCTGCTAAGGATAGGGTTCGAGGGAAACGCGGAGATAACAGGCCCTTCGAGGTTCAGTCCGTTCTGCGCAAGGATTATGGTAGTGTCCCTTGGTGCCACTGCTGATGAAATTATATCTGGTACGGACGGTGAAATGTCTGGGGTGTTCTTCGTCGTGACGAAGATGTCGTCGAAGGGGGCAGGTCTTCGGACGTGACATTGGTAATGGTATTGCGGACTGTCCAATCCAGACGATTAGCGAGACACTTGATGCTTTGACCTGAGGCTACGAGCTGGCATTGCAATGCGAGGCAATACATACCGTTCGCTGGCCGCCACCCAGAAATCCGCCCATACTGGACTGAGTCGATTTCGAATCCGTATTTCATGACGGCGTCATAATTCGAGCGTAGGACCGCAGTGACTTCTGCCTTCCTGCCTTGCTCCAGGGCATAGGAGCACATCGCGCCTATGCCACCAGGACCAACGACCAAGACGCGGGCTTTTTGCTGATTGTCGGTCATATTACAGATTTCGTGCTATTGTTGGAGGAGCGGGGAAGCCGGGGAAAGCGAGTACTAGACTCAGAAGATGTCGCGATTAGCTAACTTAGGCGCTTTATAG
It includes:
- a CDS encoding ketopantoate reductase family protein (transcript_id=CADANIAT00002982) — translated: MAVSCYVVVRIQKARVLVVGPGGIGAMCSYALEQGRKAEVTAVLRSNYDAVMKYGFEIDSVQYGRISGWRPANVAPRDTTIILAQNGLNLEGPVISAFPSNPILSSVVYLRATQYAPGKILHDDPDIQRIDAFANQKFDEGVVENEAKRWITIYNSNNKLETIFDPDVKRARWRKLVYNASYNPVAAILGLDTPRVRMSRHIIDDLIRPIMREIIAAAEACGVSWFPEDLLEIVIRNDPIDTEFKPSMAQDAEKGGFMEIENIVGEPLREGMKRGVDMPTLRTVYGLLKGLQLKAKESRALWVPGFENGHPYKDAEDLVSACTLKEKIEVFCIAARFQCVKSIFLPPPSKTDVRSQRQRLEDICSSSPPAINGNGDFALGNRGNFSQDI